In the Corvus cornix cornix isolate S_Up_H32 chromosome 20, ASM73873v5, whole genome shotgun sequence genome, one interval contains:
- the GDAP1L1 gene encoding ganglioside-induced differentiation-associated protein 1-like 1 — translation MATPNNVTPTNCSWWPISALENNAGKSTEREENHDPTDPALKSQDRLVLYHWTQSFSSQKVRLVIAEKGLPCEERDVSMPLMEHKEPWFMRLNLGEEVPVIIHRDNIISDYNQIIDYMEKNFTGENVTQLIPEPGSLLHSRVLQYRELLDSLPMDAYTHGCILHPELTTDSMIPKYATTEIRRHLANATTDLMKLDHEEEPQLSEPYLSKQKKLMAKILEHDNVNYLKKILGELGMVLDQIEAELEKRKLEYQGQKCELWLCGCVFTLADVLLGATLHRLKFLGLSKKYWEDGSRPNLQSFFDRIQKRFAFRKVLGDIHTTLLSAVVPNAFRLVKRKPPSFLGASFLMGSLGGMGYFAYWYLKKKYI, via the exons ATGGCGACTCCCAATAATGTTACTCCCACCAACTGCAGCTGGTGGCCCATCTCGGCGCTGGAGAACAACGCGGGGAAATCCAcggagagggaagaaaatcacGACCCGACAGACCCCGCTCTCAAATCCCAGGACAGACTGGTTTTGTACCACTGGACCCAGTCGTTCAGCtcacaaaag GTGCGGTTGGTCATCGCAGAGAAGGGGCTGCCCTGCGAGGAGCGGGACGTCAGCATGCCCCTGATGGAGCACAAGGAGCCCTGGTTCATGCGGCTCAACCTGGGCGAGGAGGTGCCCGTCATCATCCACAGGGACAACATCATCAGTGACTACAACCAGATCATCGACTACATGGAGAAGAACTTCACAGGAG AAAACGTCACGCAGCTGATCCCCGAGCCCGGCAGCCTGCTGCACTCGCGGGTGCTGCAGTACCGGGAGCTGCTGGACTCGCTCCCCATGGACGCCTACACGCACGGCTGCATCCTGCACCCCGAGCTCACCACCGACTCCATGATCCCAAAGTACGCCACCACTGAGATCCGCA GACATTTAGCTAACGCCACCACGGATCTGATGAAGCTGGACCATGAAGAGGAGCCACAGCTGTCTGAGCCTTACCTCTCCAAGCAGAAGAAGCTCATG GCCAAGATCCTGGAGCATGATAATGTGAACTACTTGAAGAAGATCCTTGGAGAGCTTGGGATGGTGCTAGACCAGATTGAGGctgagctggagaaaagaaaattggagTACCAAG GGCAGAAGTGTGAACTTTGGCTCTGCGGATGTGTCTTTACTTTGGCCGATGTCTTGTTAGGAGCCACCCTGCACCGCCTCAAGTTTCTGGGACTCTCTAAGAAATACTGGGAAGATGGCAGCAGACCCAACCTACAGTCCTTCTTTGACAGGATACAGAAACGCTTCGCCTTCAGGAAAGTTTTGGGAGACATACATACCACGCTCCTCTCTGCAGTGGTACCCAATGCCTTCAGGCTGGTCAAGCGGAaacctccctccttccttggAGCCTCCTTCCTGATGGGATCTCTGGGGGGAATGGGATATTTTGCTTATTGgtacttaaagaaaaaatacatctaG